A section of the Microbacterium forte genome encodes:
- a CDS encoding type II secretion system F family protein, translating into MSARRRSAPDAGTDAATSVQTLAVLLQAGAVPLVAWRHLASIGDAHAASVVERVDGGVSLIAAIEAEGGPWRDLAAAWEVATTVGAPLADVLRMIAETLRDAASAADDVRIALAEPAGTARLLLWMPFAGLLLGFALGFDTLGVIFGTPAGAACVVAGLLLVLAARGWTNRLLRNARPEPGTPGMQAELIAVALSGGASIDRALRLVAESPASHRGDDARVRAVLELSHAAGVPAGELLRASAGQERHASRIDGRLRAAKLSTTLLIPLGVCTLPAFLLLGVAPLLLSVLLSTPLPL; encoded by the coding sequence GTGAGCGCTCGACGGAGAAGCGCCCCCGACGCCGGAACAGACGCGGCGACCTCGGTGCAGACGCTCGCCGTGCTGCTGCAGGCCGGAGCGGTGCCGTTGGTCGCCTGGAGGCACCTCGCCTCGATCGGCGACGCGCACGCCGCATCGGTGGTGGAGCGAGTCGACGGCGGCGTCTCGCTCATCGCCGCGATCGAGGCCGAGGGCGGCCCGTGGCGAGACCTCGCTGCGGCGTGGGAGGTGGCGACCACCGTCGGGGCGCCTCTGGCCGATGTGCTGCGCATGATCGCGGAGACGCTTCGCGACGCCGCGTCCGCCGCCGATGATGTGCGCATCGCTCTCGCTGAACCGGCGGGAACCGCGCGGCTGCTCCTGTGGATGCCGTTCGCCGGTCTGCTGCTCGGTTTCGCCCTCGGCTTCGACACTCTCGGCGTCATCTTCGGGACGCCCGCGGGAGCGGCCTGCGTCGTGGCCGGGCTCCTCCTCGTGCTCGCTGCCCGAGGCTGGACGAACCGACTGCTTCGGAACGCGCGACCCGAGCCGGGCACTCCGGGGATGCAGGCGGAGCTCATCGCCGTCGCTCTCTCCGGCGGCGCCTCCATCGATCGGGCCCTGCGCCTCGTCGCGGAGAGTCCCGCGTCTCATCGCGGAGATGACGCGCGCGTCCGCGCGGTGCTCGAGCTGTCGCACGCCGCGGGGGTGCCGGCCGGCGAACTCCTCCGCGCCTCCGCCGGGCAAGAGCGGCACGCATCCCGCATCGACGGCCGCCTCCGCGCGGCGAAGCTCTCGACGACGCTGCTGATCCCGCTCGGAGTCTGCACGCTGCCGGCATTTCTTCTGCTGGGAGTCGCCCCGCTGCTGCTGAGCGTGCTCCTCTCGACCCCGCTGCCGCTCTGA
- a CDS encoding DUF4244 domain-containing protein: protein MNTLPPLTRRRSATLFGDDSGAATAEYAITTMAAVAFAGLLVVIMRSDEVRGILTDLVRRALTVS from the coding sequence ATGAACACACTCCCTCCGCTCACTCGGCGCCGTTCCGCGACGCTGTTCGGAGACGACAGCGGCGCCGCCACCGCCGAGTACGCGATCACGACGATGGCCGCTGTGGCCTTCGCCGGGCTGCTCGTCGTCATCATGAGGTCGGATGAGGTGCGCGGCATCCTCACCGACCTGGTGCGTCGGGCTCTCACGGTGTCGTGA
- a CDS encoding TadE family type IV pilus minor pilin — protein MSADRDGERGSVVAELALALPAVVLTLLLGAGALGAAARQVALQDASADAARLLGRGEDAGRASHAVSTAVPGAGMSSSSSGDLVCVKAHADVAIGGFVRIPLQASSCALSGGL, from the coding sequence ATGAGCGCCGATCGTGACGGCGAGCGGGGGTCGGTGGTCGCCGAGCTCGCACTCGCGCTGCCCGCGGTGGTCCTCACTCTTCTGCTCGGGGCCGGTGCGCTGGGCGCGGCCGCTCGTCAGGTCGCACTCCAGGACGCGTCGGCCGACGCCGCGCGCCTCCTCGGCCGAGGGGAGGACGCGGGCCGGGCCTCACATGCGGTGTCGACCGCGGTTCCTGGCGCCGGAATGTCGAGCAGCTCATCCGGAGACCTCGTCTGCGTGAAGGCGCACGCCGACGTCGCGATCGGCGGCTTCGTCCGGATCCCGCTGCAGGCGTCCAGCTGTGCACTCTCCGGAGGACTCTGA